One window from the genome of Sphaerotilus microaerophilus encodes:
- a CDS encoding 4-hydroxyphenylpyruvate dioxygenase, which produces MNRPAPLPKDSREALGELPNPLGLQGIEFIEYATAKPQTLGQSLERLGFRPVARHRSREVLLYRQGDMNIIVNAHRAPEDPPLPDRAAIAAVAFRVRDAASAYRRVLELGAWGVPTQVEVMELNIPAIHGVGASRIYFVDRVGEFSIYDVDFVPIPTVDPRPPAIANLHLFGIVQYIGFDRLADWCAFYGELFGFAELPAEQSFGVLTQGRILASPCGTLYWQLIEPAPDAIDIDPEELLQRVAFGTPDVLASVAVLKARGVDFVESPSGVHSGSRGALTRPSDTGPTFEFVHDPR; this is translated from the coding sequence ATGAACCGTCCCGCCCCCCTCCCGAAGGATTCCCGCGAAGCCCTGGGTGAGTTGCCCAACCCGCTCGGGCTGCAGGGCATCGAGTTCATCGAGTACGCCACGGCCAAGCCGCAGACGCTCGGCCAGAGCCTGGAGCGGCTGGGCTTCCGGCCGGTGGCGCGCCATCGCTCGCGCGAGGTGCTGCTGTACCGCCAGGGCGACATGAACATCATCGTCAACGCCCACCGCGCACCGGAGGACCCGCCGCTGCCGGACCGTGCCGCCATAGCCGCGGTGGCCTTTCGCGTGCGCGACGCCGCCAGCGCCTACCGGCGCGTGCTGGAGCTGGGCGCCTGGGGCGTGCCCACCCAGGTCGAGGTGATGGAGCTGAACATCCCCGCCATCCATGGCGTGGGCGCGAGCCGCATCTACTTCGTCGACCGGGTCGGCGAGTTCTCGATCTACGACGTCGATTTCGTGCCCATCCCCACGGTGGACCCACGCCCGCCGGCCATCGCCAACCTGCACCTGTTCGGCATCGTGCAGTACATCGGCTTCGACCGGCTGGCCGATTGGTGCGCCTTCTATGGCGAGCTGTTCGGCTTTGCCGAGCTGCCGGCGGAACAGAGCTTCGGCGTGCTGACCCAGGGCCGCATCCTGGCGAGCCCTTGCGGCACGCTGTACTGGCAGCTGATCGAGCCGGCGCCGGATGCGATCGACATCGACCCGGAGGAACTGCTGCAGCGCGTGGCCTTCGGCACGCCGGATGTGCTGGCCTCGGTGGCCGTCCTGAAGGCGCGCGGCGTGGACTTCGTCGAGTCCCCCTCGGGCGTGCACAGCGGCAGCCGCGGCGCGCTGACGCGGCCGTCGGACACCGGCCCGACCTTCGAGTTCGTCCACGACCCGCGCTGA
- a CDS encoding shikimate dehydrogenase yields MTPTPDAVAFEPARPQVLLGLIGAGIQQSLTPAMHQEEARHHGLRLHYQLIDLEKFHGSAVDLPGLLDAARKIGFAGLNITYPCKQAVIPLLDELSDEARAMGAVNTVVIRDGRLTGHNTDGSGWARGFRRALPEADLSRVVLLGAGGAGAAIAHAALRLGVGELRIVDADLARATALALELNARYDGQRARACQSAEEAMPGATGLIHATPTGMAKLPGLPLDAALLRPDLWVSEVVYFPLETALLQAARAIGCPISDGGGMAVGQALGAFELFTGRTADAARVERHFHHLLAERERQNG; encoded by the coding sequence ATGACTCCCACGCCTGACGCCGTCGCCTTCGAGCCGGCCCGCCCCCAGGTGCTGCTCGGCCTGATCGGCGCGGGCATCCAGCAGTCGCTCACCCCGGCGATGCACCAGGAAGAGGCCCGCCACCACGGCCTGCGCCTGCACTACCAGCTGATCGACCTGGAGAAATTCCACGGCTCGGCGGTCGACCTGCCGGGCCTGCTGGACGCCGCGCGCAAGATCGGCTTCGCCGGCCTGAACATCACCTACCCCTGCAAGCAGGCGGTGATCCCCCTGCTCGACGAGCTCTCCGACGAAGCCCGGGCCATGGGCGCCGTCAACACCGTGGTGATCCGCGACGGCCGCCTCACCGGCCACAACACCGACGGCTCCGGCTGGGCACGGGGCTTCCGCCGTGCGCTGCCCGAGGCCGATCTGTCACGCGTCGTGCTGCTGGGTGCCGGCGGCGCGGGTGCGGCGATCGCCCATGCCGCGCTGCGCCTGGGCGTGGGTGAGCTGCGCATCGTCGATGCCGACCTCGCCCGTGCCACCGCCCTGGCGCTGGAGCTGAACGCCCGCTACGACGGCCAGCGCGCCCGTGCCTGCCAGAGCGCCGAGGAGGCCATGCCCGGCGCCACCGGGCTGATCCACGCCACGCCCACCGGCATGGCCAAGCTGCCCGGCCTGCCGCTGGATGCGGCGCTGCTGCGACCGGACCTGTGGGTCTCCGAAGTGGTGTACTTCCCGCTCGAAACGGCCCTGCTGCAGGCCGCGCGTGCCATCGGCTGCCCGATCAGCGACGGCGGCGGCATGGCAGTGGGCCAGGCGCTGGGCGCCTTCGAGCTGTTCACCGGCCGCACCGCCGATGCCGCCCGGGTGGAGCGCCACTTCCACCACCTGCTCGCCGAGCGCGAGCGCCAGAACGGTTGA
- a CDS encoding TRAP transporter substrate-binding protein — protein sequence MKRLFIKTVLATVALAACGLAAAQERTFKFALQNPKGHPLEIGAQKFAELVAAKSGGKMKVNVFPGGTLGGDAANVSALQGGTIEFVQLNSGILASQVKAFEVFDFPFMFANAKEADAVVDGPFGQKLHALLADKGIIGLAYVELGFRNITNSKRAIKTVEDLAGLKLRVIPNAINVDWVKALGANPTPMAFPEVYAGLEQKAIDGQENPLSVILANKFYEVQKHITVTNHQYNPQSIIFSKKIWDGLSEADRKVLKDAAVEASAYQRKVNRDKSADDLQELQKAGMQVSEFSAAEQAKLRDKLKPVVEKHGAAIAATVTELQAELAKLRK from the coding sequence ATGAAGCGTCTGTTCATCAAGACCGTGCTGGCCACTGTCGCCCTGGCCGCCTGCGGCCTGGCTGCTGCCCAGGAGCGCACTTTCAAGTTCGCCCTGCAAAACCCCAAGGGCCACCCGCTGGAGATCGGTGCCCAGAAGTTCGCCGAGCTGGTCGCTGCCAAGTCGGGCGGCAAGATGAAGGTCAACGTCTTCCCCGGCGGCACGCTGGGCGGCGATGCGGCCAACGTGTCGGCGCTGCAGGGCGGCACGATCGAGTTCGTGCAGCTGAACTCGGGCATCCTGGCCTCGCAGGTCAAGGCCTTCGAGGTGTTCGACTTCCCCTTCATGTTCGCCAACGCCAAGGAAGCGGACGCGGTGGTGGACGGCCCCTTCGGCCAGAAGCTGCACGCCCTGCTGGCCGACAAGGGCATCATCGGCCTCGCCTATGTGGAGCTGGGCTTTCGCAACATCACCAACAGCAAGCGCGCCATCAAGACGGTGGAGGACCTGGCCGGCCTGAAGCTGCGCGTGATCCCCAATGCGATCAACGTCGACTGGGTCAAGGCCCTGGGCGCCAACCCCACGCCGATGGCCTTCCCCGAGGTCTACGCCGGTCTGGAACAGAAGGCCATCGACGGGCAGGAGAACCCGCTGTCGGTGATCCTGGCCAACAAGTTCTATGAAGTGCAGAAGCACATCACGGTCACCAACCACCAGTACAACCCGCAGTCGATCATCTTCAGCAAGAAGATCTGGGACGGCCTGTCCGAAGCCGACCGCAAGGTGCTGAAGGACGCCGCCGTCGAGGCCTCCGCCTACCAGCGCAAGGTCAACCGGGACAAGTCCGCCGATGACCTGCAGGAACTGCAGAAGGCCGGCATGCAGGTCAGCGAGTTCTCCGCCGCCGAACAGGCCAAGCTGCGCGACAAGCTCAAGCCGGTGGTCGAGAAGCACGGTGCGGCCATCGCTGCCACGGTGACCGAGCTGCAGGCCGAGCTGGCCAAGCTGCGCAAATAA
- a CDS encoding TRAP transporter large permease subunit, whose amino-acid sequence MTIFIFLGSLLAAMALGVPIAYSLLLSGVALMWHLDMFDAQILAQNVINGADSFPLLAVPFFMLAGEIMNVGGLSRRIVKLALTLVGHKRGGLGFVAILAACMLAALSGSAVADTAALAALLLPMMVAAGHDKAKSGGLIASAGIIAPVIPPSIGFVIFGVAANVSISKLFLAGIVPGLLMGLSIAIAWWWVAKKENIQPPKKATAAERWQALRESTWAMVLPVIVIVGLKMGVFTPTEAAVVAAVYALLVSTLVYRELNWRQLHEVFVAAAKTTAVIMFLVAAAMVSAWLITVADIPSKMIALLQPFMGNQTLLLIAIMVLVMAVGTAMDMTPTILIMTPVLMPVVKAAGIDPVYFGVLFIINNAIGLITPPVGTVLNVVAGVGRMKMDEVTRGVIPFMTAQFIVMFLMVFFPWLVTGPAKWFAN is encoded by the coding sequence ATGACCATCTTCATCTTCCTGGGCTCGCTGCTGGCGGCCATGGCGCTAGGCGTGCCGATCGCCTACTCGTTGCTGCTGTCGGGCGTGGCACTGATGTGGCACCTGGACATGTTCGATGCGCAGATCCTGGCGCAGAACGTGATCAACGGGGCCGACTCCTTTCCGCTGCTGGCGGTGCCCTTCTTCATGCTGGCCGGCGAGATCATGAACGTGGGCGGCCTGAGCCGGCGCATCGTCAAGCTGGCGCTCACCCTGGTGGGCCACAAGCGCGGCGGCCTGGGCTTCGTGGCCATCCTGGCAGCCTGCATGCTCGCAGCGCTGTCGGGCTCCGCAGTGGCTGACACCGCCGCGCTGGCCGCCCTGCTGCTGCCGATGATGGTGGCCGCGGGCCACGACAAGGCCAAGTCGGGCGGCCTGATCGCCTCGGCCGGCATCATCGCTCCGGTGATTCCTCCGTCGATCGGCTTCGTGATCTTCGGCGTCGCGGCCAACGTGTCCATCTCCAAGCTCTTCCTGGCCGGCATCGTGCCGGGCCTGTTGATGGGCCTGTCGATTGCGATCGCCTGGTGGTGGGTGGCCAAGAAGGAGAACATCCAGCCGCCCAAGAAGGCCACGGCTGCCGAACGCTGGCAGGCGCTGCGGGAATCGACCTGGGCGATGGTGCTGCCGGTGATCGTGATCGTGGGCCTGAAGATGGGCGTGTTCACGCCCACCGAGGCCGCCGTGGTTGCCGCCGTCTATGCCCTGCTGGTGTCCACGCTGGTGTACCGTGAGTTGAACTGGCGGCAACTGCACGAGGTGTTCGTGGCCGCGGCCAAGACCACTGCGGTGATCATGTTCCTGGTGGCTGCGGCGATGGTCAGCGCCTGGCTCATCACGGTGGCCGACATCCCGAGCAAGATGATCGCCCTGCTGCAGCCGTTCATGGGCAACCAGACGCTGCTGCTGATCGCCATCATGGTGCTGGTGATGGCCGTGGGCACGGCGATGGACATGACGCCCACCATCCTGATCATGACCCCGGTGCTGATGCCGGTGGTCAAGGCCGCGGGGATCGATCCGGTCTACTTCGGCGTGCTGTTCATCATCAACAACGCCATCGGCCTGATCACCCCGCCCGTGGGCACCGTGCTCAACGTGGTGGCCGGCGTCGGGCGCATGAAGATGGACGAGGTCACCCGGGGCGTCATCCCCTTCATGACCGCGCAGTTCATCGTCATGTTCCTGATGGTGTTCTTCCCCTGGCTGGTCACCGGCCCCGCCAAGTGGTTTGCGAACTGA
- a CDS encoding TRAP transporter small permease: MNKLINGYCKALEWCITLLLALMVVLVFGNVVMRYAFNSGITVSEEVSRWLFVWMTFLGAIIALKEHGHLGTDMLTSRVPLAAKRVLAALSQALMLYATWLLFSGSLAQARINWEVEAPVTGASVAIFYASGVVFAVSSAVLLLLQLWRTVSGQATEAELTMSQESEDLAQVEALHLQDTPKLGQGPHSMTFPK, from the coding sequence ATGAACAAATTGATCAATGGTTACTGCAAAGCGCTGGAGTGGTGCATCACGTTGCTGCTGGCGCTGATGGTGGTGCTCGTCTTCGGCAACGTGGTGATGCGCTACGCCTTCAACTCCGGCATCACCGTGTCGGAGGAGGTCTCGCGCTGGCTGTTCGTGTGGATGACCTTCCTGGGCGCCATCATCGCGCTCAAGGAGCATGGCCACCTGGGCACCGACATGCTGACTTCGCGTGTGCCGCTGGCGGCCAAGCGCGTCCTGGCCGCGCTGTCGCAGGCGCTGATGCTGTACGCCACCTGGCTGCTGTTCTCTGGCAGCCTGGCACAGGCCAGGATCAACTGGGAGGTCGAGGCCCCTGTCACCGGCGCGTCGGTGGCGATCTTCTATGCCTCGGGCGTCGTGTTCGCCGTCTCCAGCGCCGTGCTGCTGCTGCTGCAACTGTGGCGCACCGTCAGCGGCCAGGCCACCGAAGCCGAGCTGACCATGAGCCAGGAGTCCGAGGACCTGGCGCAGGTCGAGGCGCTGCACCTGCAGGACACCCCCAAGCTGGGCCAAGGCCCGCACTCCATGACTTTCCCCAAGTGA
- a CDS encoding IclR family transcriptional regulator domain-containing protein has translation MPARTGRTPGAQGETVNVSVLDGHEVVYVARSNRLRVGCVGFHAGVRIPAPVASPGTLLQRTRADEDLLAWVASREFAGFTSNTLVDPPALLTQVRAVRGQAPCVLRGGLDVGRSGVSVVLRDRFGEARATVGMTVQSQAWSLGQIVARLVPALHDTTQTLRPLIEADQVDPGRRRGGQSDCR, from the coding sequence ATGCCGGCACGGACGGGACGGACTCCCGGCGCCCAAGGGGAGACGGTCAACGTCAGCGTGCTCGACGGCCACGAGGTGGTCTACGTGGCGCGCAGCAACAGGCTGCGGGTGGGGTGCGTCGGCTTCCATGCCGGGGTGCGCATCCCCGCCCCTGTGGCGAGCCCGGGAACCTTGCTGCAGCGCACCCGGGCCGACGAGGACCTGCTCGCCTGGGTGGCCTCACGCGAGTTCGCCGGCTTCACGTCGAACACGCTGGTGGATCCGCCCGCCCTCCTGACGCAGGTGCGGGCAGTGCGCGGCCAAGCCCCCTGCGTCCTGCGCGGCGGGTTGGACGTGGGCCGGTCAGGGGTGTCGGTGGTGTTGCGCGACCGCTTTGGCGAGGCCAGGGCGACGGTGGGCATGACGGTCCAGAGCCAGGCCTGGAGCCTGGGGCAAATCGTCGCGAGGCTGGTGCCAGCCCTGCACGACACCACGCAGACCCTGCGGCCACTGATCGAGGCCGACCAAGTCGATCCCGGCCGCAGGAGGGGCGGTCAGAGTGACTGCAGATAG
- a CDS encoding c-type cytochrome has protein sequence MTRSTVPSLAARAALALAAVLTLAGTARAQDMPDGSDLARRAVHVCAACHGEGGRSTTGAYPSLAGQPAQYTARQLMDFRAQQRAETDSKAYMWGVSALLDDATIQSLAGYYAAQTPPAGRSKAPPAVLRTGQRLFEEGMPARGVRACASCHGDKAEGAAGFPRLAGQHAGYLLRQMQVFSTSLRPHGVLMKAEVAGLTPGQMRAVAAYLQSL, from the coding sequence ATGACGAGATCAACCGTTCCATCCCTGGCTGCCCGCGCCGCGCTCGCGTTGGCCGCCGTCTTGACGCTGGCCGGCACCGCCCGCGCCCAGGACATGCCCGATGGCAGCGACCTGGCGCGCCGCGCGGTGCACGTCTGCGCCGCCTGCCACGGCGAAGGCGGGCGCAGCACGACGGGCGCCTACCCCTCGCTGGCCGGCCAGCCGGCGCAGTACACCGCGCGCCAGCTGATGGACTTCCGCGCCCAGCAGCGCGCCGAGACCGACAGCAAGGCCTACATGTGGGGCGTCTCCGCATTGCTGGACGACGCCACGATCCAGTCGCTGGCTGGCTACTACGCGGCGCAGACACCGCCCGCCGGGCGCAGCAAGGCCCCACCCGCGGTGCTGCGCACCGGCCAGCGGCTGTTTGAAGAGGGAATGCCCGCGCGTGGCGTGCGCGCCTGCGCCAGCTGCCACGGCGACAAGGCCGAGGGCGCGGCCGGCTTCCCGCGCCTGGCCGGGCAGCACGCCGGCTACCTGCTGCGGCAGATGCAGGTGTTCAGCACCAGCCTGCGTCCTCACGGGGTGCTGATGAAGGCCGAAGTGGCCGGCCTGACGCCGGGCCAGATGCGGGCCGTGGCGGCCTATCTGCAGTCACTCTGA
- a CDS encoding helix-turn-helix domain-containing protein, translated as MPATPSLPSSAETTRPGAADAIRAVVRALRLLRLMNERPVWTLHELHQASTLPKATLSRLLATLRLEGYVAAEATPGLYRLAGKVRELDGGYTEGSRLVDAGRPILLQVTREIKWPLALATLDVDAMVVRFSSMPYSPLAVHTTTLAVPVCVAGEAVAALSMTTFGRSMTAAVVERHRPILAETAQAIAAAFSADGS; from the coding sequence ATGCCTGCCACCCCGAGCCTGCCGAGTTCTGCCGAAACGACCCGTCCAGGAGCGGCAGACGCCATCCGCGCCGTCGTGCGTGCACTGCGCCTGCTGCGGTTGATGAACGAGCGGCCGGTGTGGACGCTGCACGAACTGCACCAGGCGAGCACCCTGCCCAAGGCGACGCTGTCGCGCCTGCTGGCCACGCTGCGGCTGGAGGGCTACGTGGCGGCGGAGGCCACGCCAGGGCTGTACCGGCTGGCCGGCAAGGTGCGCGAGCTGGATGGCGGCTACACCGAGGGCAGTCGGCTGGTGGACGCGGGGCGACCGATCCTGCTGCAGGTCACGCGGGAGATCAAGTGGCCGCTGGCGCTGGCAACGCTGGACGTGGACGCAATGGTGGTGCGTTTCTCGTCGATGCCCTACAGCCCGCTGGCGGTGCACACCACCACGCTGGCGGTGCCGGTGTGCGTGGCCGGGGAGGCGGTGGCGGCGCTGTCGATGACCACTTTCGGCCGCTCGATGACCGCCGCGGTGGTGGAGCGGCACCGGCCGATCCTGGCCGAGACAGCCCAGGCAATCGCGGCGGCATTCAGCGCGGACGGGAGCTGA